From one Phorcysia thermohydrogeniphila genomic stretch:
- a CDS encoding DUF2442 domain-containing protein, producing the protein MARKIGDIGVKNIRFTDDKIYFELRDGREIGVPLDWFPRLKEASPEERNNYYLTANGTGIHWESIDEDISIKYLLREEFLLHDSLVEKA; encoded by the coding sequence ATGGCACGGAAGATAGGAGATATAGGAGTTAAAAATATTCGTTTCACAGATGACAAAATCTACTTTGAGCTAAGGGATGGAAGAGAAATAGGTGTCCCCCTTGACTGGTTTCCGAGGCTTAAAGAGGCTTCTCCAGAAGAAAGGAACAACTACTATCTGACTGCTAATGGAACTGGTATCCACTGGGAAAGTATAGACGAGGACATTTCTATCAAGTATCTTTTAAGGGAAGAGTTTTTGCTACACGACTCCCTTGTAGAGAAGGCCTAA
- a CDS encoding gamma-glutamylcyclotransferase family protein translates to MYYELLFVYGTLMSGLSAHAFLLDSEFVAHGILYGAKLLHLDEGYPGVVEGEGRVFGEVYRVDSLTLSAIDFFEEFYENFPEKSFYIRVKKPVRLIPFGDFVDAWVYLLNPTVAGKLSFTEVPFGNWKEFVKKLIKL, encoded by the coding sequence ATGTACTACGAGCTCCTTTTTGTTTACGGAACGCTAATGTCGGGGCTCTCGGCCCACGCTTTCCTTCTTGACTCTGAGTTCGTCGCCCACGGGATTCTATACGGGGCAAAGCTCCTCCACTTAGACGAAGGATACCCGGGAGTTGTAGAGGGAGAGGGAAGGGTTTTTGGTGAAGTCTACAGGGTAGATTCCTTAACCCTCTCTGCCATAGACTTCTTTGAAGAGTTCTATGAGAACTTTCCGGAAAAGAGCTTTTACATAAGGGTTAAGAAGCCCGTTAGGTTAATTCCCTTTGGGGACTTTGTTGACGCTTGGGTTTACCTTTTAAACCCTACCGTAGCCGGAAAACTCTCCTTTACAGAAGTTCCCTTTGGAAACTGGAAGGAGTTTGTAAAGAAGCTCATAAAGCTATAG
- a CDS encoding 6-carboxytetrahydropterin synthase: protein MFEISKTFEFSAAHSVFSQRLSKRWAKNAYPKCRRLPGHGHNYRLVVYLQSEKLDSSQMVTDFGHLRWLKDFIGECFDHKLILSFEDPAFYVLLEKLGLLKNETFSLPVEGAQVEAVAVKEDYRLEKFNFKEMELSKFSSYTFVSFRYLGETSTPEGDFYSRLIDGIAFFRGSPTSENLARFFYYFVNENIKPLGVKCSKVSIFETPSSCATFGEV, encoded by the coding sequence ATGTTTGAGATTTCTAAGACTTTTGAGTTCTCGGCAGCCCACTCTGTCTTTTCACAGCGCTTAAGTAAAAGGTGGGCTAAGAACGCCTACCCAAAGTGTAGGAGACTCCCGGGGCACGGACACAACTATAGGCTTGTTGTTTACTTGCAGTCAGAAAAACTTGACTCCTCCCAGATGGTTACGGACTTTGGACACCTCAGGTGGCTTAAGGACTTTATTGGCGAGTGTTTTGACCACAAGCTCATTTTGAGCTTTGAAGACCCTGCTTTTTATGTTCTACTGGAAAAACTGGGACTTTTGAAGAATGAGACCTTTTCCCTTCCTGTTGAAGGGGCGCAAGTAGAGGCTGTTGCTGTTAAGGAGGACTACCGTTTAGAGAAGTTTAACTTTAAGGAGATGGAGCTCTCCAAGTTTAGCTCCTATACTTTTGTCTCTTTCCGCTACCTTGGAGAAACTTCTACTCCTGAGGGTGACTTCTACAGCAGGCTTATTGACGGCATTGCCTTTTTTAGAGGCTCTCCCACTTCAGAAAACTTGGCAAGATTCTTCTATTACTTTGTGAATGAAAACATTAAACCTTTGGGCGTTAAGTGCTCTAAGGTTTCTATATTTGAGACTCCCTCTTCCTGTGCAACCTTTGGAGAGGTATGA
- the rsmD gene encoding 16S rRNA (guanine(966)-N(2))-methyltransferase RsmD, whose product MRIIGGKYKGKRLKSLPKREDTKLLRPTTDRVKESVFSILNNYLEGVKFLDLFAGTGNVGIEALSRGAAKVIFVENDKRFCKLIRENLERLGVEKNRYEIICDDYVNALKRLARRGEKFDFIYADPPYEKGFYTRIVHMVKNLGLLDEDGLLMLEEPKNDPFLPDDEDWIVERRGYGTTLVTFVNFHPDGE is encoded by the coding sequence ATGAGAATAATCGGCGGTAAGTATAAGGGAAAGCGGCTAAAGTCTCTACCAAAGAGAGAGGATACAAAGCTTTTGAGGCCAACTACCGATAGGGTAAAGGAGTCTGTTTTTTCCATTCTTAACAACTACCTTGAAGGGGTAAAGTTCCTTGACCTTTTTGCCGGAACTGGAAACGTTGGCATAGAGGCACTGAGCAGGGGTGCTGCTAAAGTCATCTTTGTTGAGAACGATAAAAGGTTCTGTAAGCTTATAAGGGAAAACCTTGAAAGACTTGGAGTTGAGAAGAACAGGTATGAGATTATCTGCGATGACTACGTTAACGCCCTAAAGAGGCTGGCAAGGAGAGGAGAGAAGTTTGACTTCATCTACGCCGACCCTCCCTATGAAAAGGGTTTCTACACGAGAATAGTTCACATGGTTAAAAACTTGGGACTCCTTGATGAGGACGGCCTCCTTATGCTGGAAGAGCCAAAAAACGACCCCTTCTTGCCGGACGATGAGGACTGGATTGTTGAGAGGAGGGGGTACGGCACAACCCTTGTAACCTTTGTTAACTTCCACCCAGACGGAGAGTGA
- a CDS encoding DUF4160 domain-containing protein — MSPTLHREKGFRFFFYSNEGIEPPHVHVVKGGCEAKIWLKPNVSVAENFGFSRKEPSTILEIVETNLEKFLEAYREWHGR, encoded by the coding sequence TTGAGTCCTACTCTTCATAGAGAGAAAGGATTTCGCTTTTTCTTCTATTCCAACGAAGGAATAGAACCTCCACACGTTCACGTAGTTAAGGGTGGATGCGAAGCTAAGATATGGCTTAAGCCAAACGTTTCCGTTGCAGAGAACTTTGGCTTTTCTCGTAAAGAACCGAGCACTATACTTGAAATAGTAGAAACGAACCTTGAAAAGTTTTTGGAGGCATACAGGGAATGGCACGGAAGATAG
- the uvrC gene encoding excinuclease ABC subunit UvrC, translated as MREKLNLVPDAPGVYLFKDGEGNVIYVGKAKSLKNRLSTHLNCTDPNEKSYRIVRSAKDFDFIVVKNEREALALEAELIKKYLPRFNVLLKDDKSYPYIVITEEEFPTVKVVRKKDSVEGERFGPFIPAKNARALKELLHKVFKLRKCKELQKRDKPCLQYYIDRCTAPCCGYVSKKDYREQVKGALSFLKGNVRSYISQLYNQIEEAAERLEFERAAILRDQLIAIKGIYEKSLAFFEEHRSCDVFYLEKRNGLFYGVKLTVRNGIVYGKENFTFDPIDPWDEGILRELFEFGVSQVTEDVVGTIWLKNTYEGEEKPDEILASFKSLDPRFETKPIPEGILQLVKKNRTFSSVNINLAELQKEYESVFLDSFPQRVEVFDISTLQGTGTVASCVVWERGQFVKDDYRRYRVKTVKGVNDYASMEEVLTRRFRRIKNGEVKKPDLVLVDGGVGQLNVAIKVRDSFGLDLRVFSIAKKEEIVYTDDGEVVETKRYPHLYRFFTTLRDEAHRFALAFNRKVRNKLMVSSIFDGIKGLGTKRKKLLEKFYPDPKELSHVTPEELVKIGIPRKVAEEVIERAKKL; from the coding sequence ATGAGGGAAAAGCTTAACCTTGTTCCGGACGCTCCGGGCGTTTACCTCTTTAAGGACGGGGAAGGTAACGTTATTTACGTTGGAAAGGCCAAGTCCCTTAAGAACAGGCTTTCTACTCACCTAAACTGCACAGACCCAAACGAAAAGAGCTACCGTATAGTAAGAAGCGCCAAGGACTTTGACTTTATCGTCGTTAAGAACGAGAGGGAGGCCTTAGCCTTAGAGGCAGAGCTCATAAAGAAGTACCTTCCCCGTTTCAACGTCCTTTTAAAGGACGATAAGAGTTACCCTTACATTGTGATTACGGAGGAAGAGTTTCCAACTGTTAAGGTTGTCAGGAAGAAGGATTCTGTAGAAGGTGAGAGGTTTGGTCCTTTTATTCCTGCAAAGAACGCCAGAGCTCTAAAGGAGCTCCTCCACAAGGTCTTTAAGCTGAGAAAGTGTAAAGAGCTCCAAAAGAGAGATAAACCCTGCCTTCAGTACTACATTGACCGCTGCACAGCTCCCTGCTGTGGCTACGTGAGTAAGAAAGATTACAGGGAACAGGTGAAGGGAGCTCTCTCCTTTTTGAAAGGAAACGTAAGGAGCTACATCTCTCAGCTTTACAACCAGATTGAAGAAGCTGCTGAGAGGCTGGAGTTTGAGAGAGCTGCTATCCTGAGAGACCAGCTGATAGCCATAAAGGGTATTTATGAAAAGTCCTTGGCCTTTTTTGAGGAGCATCGCAGTTGTGACGTTTTTTACCTTGAAAAGAGAAACGGTCTCTTTTACGGTGTAAAACTGACCGTCAGGAACGGTATTGTCTACGGGAAAGAGAACTTTACTTTTGACCCGATTGACCCGTGGGATGAGGGAATTTTGAGGGAGCTCTTTGAGTTTGGCGTTTCGCAAGTTACGGAAGACGTTGTAGGGACTATCTGGCTGAAAAACACTTACGAAGGGGAAGAAAAGCCTGATGAGATACTTGCAAGCTTTAAGAGCCTTGACCCCCGCTTTGAGACAAAACCCATTCCAGAAGGAATTCTCCAGCTTGTTAAGAAGAACAGGACATTTAGCAGTGTAAACATTAACTTGGCGGAGCTCCAGAAGGAGTATGAGAGCGTATTCCTTGACTCTTTCCCTCAGAGGGTAGAAGTTTTTGACATTTCCACTCTTCAGGGAACGGGAACGGTTGCCTCCTGCGTTGTCTGGGAGAGGGGACAGTTTGTTAAGGACGATTACCGTAGGTATAGAGTAAAGACCGTTAAGGGTGTAAACGACTACGCCTCAATGGAAGAGGTGTTAACGAGGCGTTTTAGGCGTATAAAGAACGGAGAGGTTAAAAAGCCCGACTTAGTCCTTGTTGATGGTGGTGTAGGGCAGTTAAACGTTGCAATTAAAGTGAGGGACTCTTTTGGTCTTGACCTTAGGGTCTTCTCAATTGCCAAGAAGGAAGAGATAGTTTATACCGACGATGGAGAAGTTGTTGAGACGAAAAGGTATCCCCACCTTTACAGGTTCTTTACAACTTTAAGGGATGAGGCCCACAGGTTTGCCCTTGCCTTTAACAGGAAGGTGAGGAATAAGCTAATGGTCAGTAGTATCTTTGATGGAATAAAGGGGCTTGGAACGAAGAGGAAAAAGCTCCTTGAAAAGTTCTATCCAGACCCGAAGGAGCTCTCCCACGTAACTCCGGAGGAGCTCGTAAAAATAGGGATACCCAGAAAGGTAGCAGAAGAAGTAATAGAAAGGGCTAAAAAGCTATAG
- the gyrB gene encoding DNA topoisomerase (ATP-hydrolyzing) subunit B, with product MAKEERYDASAIKVLEGLEAVRKRPGMYIGDTGSYGLHHLVFEIVDNSVDEALAGYCTEINVVIHEDNSITVEDNGRGIPVDIHPEYGKPAAEIVLTVLHAGGKFEKKAYKYSGGLHGVGVSVVNALSEWLKVEIHRDGKVYRQVYERGKPVTEFMCIGETTKRGTIVTFKPDPEIFEVTEFSWDILANRLRELAFLNKGLKITLRDERVEPPREEVFYYEGGIVEFVKKINEKKDPLFPEPIYIKGEKDDVIVEVALQYNSTYTEQVFSFVNNINTREGGTHVTGFRTALTKAIVRFIEENNLLPKNSKLSITGDDVREGLVAVISVKVPNPQFEGQTKSKLGNSEVRPIVASIVYDKLYSFLSERPDIGRKIAEKVITAARAREAAKRARELTRRKGALEEFSLPGKLADCSERDPQKCELFLVEGDSAGGSAKQGRDRRFQAILPLKGKIINVEKARIEKVLSNDEIKTIITALGTGVGKSFDINKLRYHKIIIMTDADVDGAHIRTLLLTFFFRQFPEIVERGHLYIAQPPLYRVKKGKREMYIKSDEELEGVILDFALDSVTLLDGKGNEIERERALKIVEELRKLEKVVSILSKRRNRDIVNILLRVKADYRSLYEREKTEKLVEEIRKNLPESLRETEFEIVEDKEHCTFRIMCRIPFDKYLKKSVVIDEDLLMSDLFKQGRGLKGRIREELGQPPYRVKTKKGEVKEFSTLEELYSYLLNTGREGIYVQRYKGLGEMNPEQLWETTMNPENRTLLKVSVEDAVKADEIFTILMGDKVEPRKEFIQKFAKEVRFLDV from the coding sequence ATGGCAAAAGAGGAAAGGTACGACGCATCGGCTATAAAGGTTCTTGAAGGACTTGAGGCCGTCCGTAAAAGGCCGGGAATGTACATTGGAGACACCGGTAGCTACGGACTTCACCATCTCGTCTTTGAAATCGTTGATAACAGCGTTGATGAGGCTTTAGCCGGATACTGTACCGAGATAAACGTTGTAATCCACGAGGATAATTCAATTACCGTTGAGGACAACGGAAGAGGAATACCAGTTGACATACATCCAGAGTACGGAAAACCTGCTGCCGAGATAGTTCTGACGGTTCTCCACGCCGGTGGAAAGTTTGAGAAGAAGGCCTACAAGTACTCAGGTGGTCTTCACGGCGTTGGAGTCTCTGTAGTTAACGCCCTCTCAGAGTGGTTAAAGGTAGAAATCCACAGGGACGGAAAAGTCTACAGACAGGTTTACGAGAGAGGAAAACCTGTAACTGAGTTCATGTGCATAGGAGAAACAACTAAAAGGGGAACGATAGTAACCTTTAAGCCAGACCCAGAAATCTTTGAAGTTACAGAATTCAGCTGGGATATCCTTGCCAACAGACTAAGGGAACTTGCCTTCCTCAACAAAGGCCTCAAGATAACCTTAAGGGACGAAAGGGTAGAGCCTCCCCGTGAAGAGGTCTTCTACTACGAGGGAGGAATCGTTGAGTTTGTAAAGAAGATAAACGAGAAGAAAGACCCTCTCTTCCCAGAACCCATATACATAAAGGGAGAGAAGGACGACGTAATTGTTGAAGTAGCGCTCCAGTACAACTCAACCTATACCGAACAAGTTTTCAGCTTTGTCAACAACATCAACACCCGTGAGGGAGGAACTCACGTAACAGGCTTTAGGACAGCACTTACAAAAGCAATTGTCAGGTTTATAGAGGAGAACAACCTACTGCCCAAGAACTCAAAGCTTTCAATAACTGGCGATGATGTAAGGGAAGGACTCGTTGCCGTTATATCTGTAAAAGTTCCAAATCCCCAGTTTGAAGGACAGACAAAGTCCAAGCTTGGTAACTCTGAGGTTAGGCCGATAGTTGCCTCAATTGTTTACGATAAGCTCTACTCCTTCCTCTCCGAAAGGCCAGATATTGGCAGGAAGATAGCCGAGAAGGTGATAACCGCTGCAAGGGCAAGGGAAGCTGCAAAGAGGGCGAGGGAGCTGACGAGGAGGAAGGGAGCTCTTGAGGAGTTTTCCCTACCCGGAAAGCTTGCAGACTGTTCAGAGAGAGACCCTCAAAAGTGTGAGCTCTTTTTAGTTGAGGGAGACTCTGCCGGTGGAAGCGCTAAGCAGGGAAGGGACAGAAGGTTTCAGGCCATTCTTCCACTAAAAGGAAAGATTATCAACGTAGAGAAAGCAAGGATAGAAAAGGTCCTCTCAAACGACGAGATTAAGACGATAATTACAGCCCTTGGAACGGGCGTCGGAAAAAGCTTTGACATAAACAAGCTACGCTACCACAAGATAATCATAATGACAGACGCAGACGTTGACGGAGCTCACATTAGAACGCTCCTTCTAACCTTCTTCTTTAGACAGTTCCCAGAAATTGTTGAAAGGGGACACCTCTACATAGCCCAGCCTCCCCTCTACAGGGTTAAGAAGGGCAAGAGGGAGATGTACATAAAGAGCGACGAGGAGCTTGAAGGCGTAATCCTTGACTTTGCCTTAGACTCTGTAACTCTCCTTGACGGTAAGGGTAACGAGATAGAGAGGGAGAGAGCTCTCAAAATCGTTGAGGAGCTTAGGAAGTTAGAGAAAGTGGTCTCCATCCTTTCTAAGAGAAGGAACAGGGACATAGTGAACATCCTGCTGAGAGTTAAGGCAGACTACAGGAGCTTGTACGAAAGGGAGAAGACAGAGAAGCTCGTAGAGGAGATAAGGAAGAACCTTCCAGAATCTCTAAGGGAAACAGAGTTTGAAATCGTAGAGGACAAGGAGCACTGTACATTCAGGATTATGTGCAGGATTCCTTTTGACAAATACCTTAAAAAGAGCGTCGTGATAGATGAGGACCTTTTAATGTCAGACCTCTTCAAGCAGGGAAGAGGCTTAAAGGGAAGGATAAGGGAAGAGCTCGGACAGCCTCCATATAGGGTTAAGACTAAGAAAGGAGAGGTAAAGGAGTTCTCTACACTGGAGGAGCTCTACAGTTACCTCCTTAACACCGGAAGGGAAGGAATTTACGTTCAGCGCTATAAAGGTCTTGGAGAGATGAACCCAGAACAGCTCTGGGAAACCACTATGAACCCAGAAAACAGAACGCTCCTCAAAGTATCCGTTGAGGACGCCGTAAAGGCAGATGAGATATTCACTATCCTGATGGGTGACAAGGTAGAGCCCCGTAAAGAGTTCATCCAGAAGTTCGCCAAGGAGGTAAGGTTCTTAGACGTGTAA
- a CDS encoding metal-dependent transcriptional regulator, with protein sequence MEKLAPRLEDYLETIYLLEKKNGVARVKEIALERNVRMSAVTEVLKKLSERGFIHYEPYGYVKTTEKGKTYAENLYRKHKAIIDFMRTVLQLPEEVAEKEGCLMEHHLSPETVERIKKLTKFFREKKLQEEFKRKL encoded by the coding sequence ATGGAAAAGCTTGCTCCAAGACTTGAAGACTACTTAGAAACTATCTACCTGCTTGAAAAGAAAAACGGCGTTGCGAGAGTAAAGGAAATAGCTCTTGAAAGAAACGTCCGTATGTCTGCCGTTACTGAAGTTTTAAAAAAGCTTTCAGAAAGAGGATTTATCCACTACGAACCCTACGGCTACGTAAAAACAACTGAAAAAGGAAAAACTTACGCGGAAAATCTCTACAGAAAACACAAGGCCATCATTGATTTTATGAGAACCGTCCTTCAGCTGCCGGAAGAAGTTGCAGAGAAAGAAGGTTGTCTAATGGAGCACCACCTATCACCGGAAACAGTAGAGAGAATAAAGAAACTGACGAAATTCTTCCGCGAAAAAAAACTACAAGAAGAGTTTAAGAGGAAGCTCTAA
- a CDS encoding cation:proton antiporter, whose amino-acid sequence MKLQTESLIVSVLIILAGIGALEIGFSSSILEIVAGVFASNALNLGNLSWLDFLSNLGLLGLMFFAGLETDPELMRKHLYKSLFIGFCSYFFPLISIFYVTHYILDYSFEASVLIGIALSTTSLALVYPLLKEKRILRLPAGQILLAGAMVVDISSMLTMSFLFEGINIYNLLFSVALLLLLVRLPKWGEKLFDRYAKNNIEFKTRFIIVMLIGLGFLSETVHINEAVLAFTTGIFFAEFMKKDFVTERKIKALIFGFLAPFFFFKAGYSVKLSVISPKVIFLSLFLGTIAFVTKYIGTVYATANLFRGAVYKLAGLFFNLRLTFGIVASLFGLKAGIIDEETYVSLLLIIVATSLISSIISNRLPREVEEDILSEIFKI is encoded by the coding sequence GTGAAACTACAGACCGAAAGCCTCATAGTAAGCGTCCTCATAATCTTAGCCGGAATTGGAGCTTTAGAAATTGGCTTTTCATCATCCATCCTTGAAATAGTAGCCGGAGTATTTGCTTCAAATGCCCTTAATTTAGGAAATCTTAGCTGGCTGGACTTTCTTTCTAACCTTGGCCTCTTAGGACTTATGTTCTTTGCAGGCCTTGAAACAGATCCAGAACTTATGAGAAAACACCTATATAAAAGCTTATTCATAGGTTTCTGCTCCTACTTTTTCCCACTAATCAGCATTTTTTACGTTACCCACTACATATTAGACTACTCCTTTGAGGCTTCAGTCCTCATAGGTATTGCCCTCTCAACAACTTCCTTAGCCCTCGTCTATCCCCTCCTTAAAGAGAAGAGAATCCTCCGCCTTCCGGCCGGTCAGATTTTGCTTGCAGGAGCGATGGTCGTTGACATTTCAAGTATGCTAACGATGAGTTTCCTGTTTGAAGGAATCAACATCTATAACTTACTTTTTTCAGTAGCCCTCCTTCTGCTACTCGTGAGACTCCCTAAGTGGGGAGAAAAACTCTTTGACAGGTACGCAAAAAACAACATTGAGTTTAAGACCCGCTTCATAATAGTTATGCTGATTGGACTGGGATTTTTATCGGAAACAGTTCACATAAACGAGGCCGTTTTGGCCTTCACGACCGGAATATTCTTTGCAGAGTTCATGAAAAAGGACTTCGTTACAGAGAGGAAAATAAAAGCTTTGATTTTCGGTTTCTTAGCACCCTTCTTCTTCTTTAAAGCCGGCTACTCCGTAAAGCTCTCAGTGATTTCCCCTAAGGTTATTTTCCTTTCCCTTTTCTTAGGAACGATTGCCTTTGTTACAAAGTACATAGGAACTGTTTATGCAACGGCAAACCTTTTTAGAGGGGCTGTTTACAAGCTGGCTGGCCTGTTCTTTAACCTAAGGCTGACTTTCGGAATTGTTGCCTCTCTCTTCGGATTAAAAGCTGGAATAATAGACGAAGAAACTTACGTTTCGCTACTATTAATAATCGTCGCAACCTCTCTGATTTCCTCCATAATCTCCAACAGGCTACCCCGGGAAGTTGAAGAAGACATCTTAAGTGAAATTTTTAAAATCTAA
- a CDS encoding ABC transporter substrate-binding protein: MKVVWKLILFIVLIISAFTLALCFVPEPSEKEESFSVGKPVDLEKVRFLPGKYGGTLYLAVSSDPKTFNLVMAHETSSTDAVGELFEGLTEVDIKTLKPRGALAESWEIKDGGLRWIFHLRKGVKWFDGKEFTADDVVFTYNEIYFNPKIPNSTKDMFLIDGKLPKVRKIDRYTVEFLLPEPFAPLLYSLSAPIFPKHVLEEAVENGKFMETWTVSTPPENLIGTGPYRLVKYVPGQYLVYERNENYWKKDERGNRLPYIERKVKFILPDRNTQLLKFKAGELHFYGLSGDDFPELKEGEKKGNYTIYNLGPSLTADFLCFNQKKGAIPDWKWKLFTNRKFRWAISHAIDRKGIILTVYNGLGYPVYSPVTPANKLYWDESYPKFLYDLEKAKRLLEEIGLKDRNGDGWLETPDGHKVEFNLLTNSNNPARVQIGAIIKHDLKRLGIDVHFQPLDFNNLVEKLLHTHDFDAVIIGLTGSIDPNGGRNVWMSRGQLHMWNPEQKTPATEWEAEVDRLFEEGAKEIDFKRRVEIYKKAYRIIAYEQPLIYIAAPLVLEAAKNEVKNFYPTVWGTYEPERMFLKP, translated from the coding sequence ATGAAAGTTGTTTGGAAATTAATCCTATTTATTGTCTTGATTATATCTGCTTTTACTCTGGCGCTCTGTTTTGTTCCTGAACCTTCAGAGAAAGAGGAAAGTTTTTCTGTCGGTAAGCCAGTTGACCTTGAAAAGGTGCGTTTTCTGCCGGGAAAGTACGGGGGAACTCTTTACTTAGCGGTTTCCTCAGACCCGAAAACTTTTAATCTTGTTATGGCTCATGAAACTTCTTCAACAGACGCCGTTGGGGAGCTCTTTGAAGGTCTAACAGAAGTTGATATTAAAACCTTAAAACCGAGGGGAGCTTTAGCCGAAAGCTGGGAAATTAAGGACGGAGGCCTTCGCTGGATTTTCCACCTTAGAAAAGGCGTAAAGTGGTTTGACGGAAAAGAATTTACGGCAGACGATGTTGTTTTTACCTATAACGAGATTTACTTTAATCCGAAAATACCCAACTCAACGAAGGACATGTTTTTAATTGATGGAAAACTTCCAAAGGTCAGGAAGATAGACAGATATACGGTTGAGTTCCTACTTCCAGAGCCTTTTGCTCCTTTACTCTACTCTCTCTCTGCACCGATATTTCCAAAACACGTTCTTGAAGAGGCTGTAGAGAATGGAAAGTTTATGGAAACTTGGACTGTTTCTACTCCCCCTGAAAATCTTATAGGAACGGGGCCTTACAGACTCGTTAAGTACGTTCCGGGACAGTATCTTGTTTACGAGAGGAATGAAAACTACTGGAAGAAGGACGAAAGAGGAAACAGACTTCCCTACATAGAGAGGAAGGTTAAGTTCATACTGCCTGATAGGAACACTCAGCTTTTAAAGTTTAAGGCTGGGGAGCTCCACTTCTACGGCCTCAGTGGGGACGACTTCCCAGAGCTTAAGGAGGGAGAGAAGAAAGGAAACTACACGATATACAACCTTGGTCCCTCTTTAACGGCAGACTTTCTGTGCTTTAACCAGAAAAAGGGTGCAATTCCCGACTGGAAGTGGAAACTCTTTACGAACAGGAAATTCCGCTGGGCAATCTCCCACGCAATTGATAGAAAGGGGATTATCCTCACCGTTTACAACGGTCTTGGCTACCCTGTTTACTCTCCCGTTACGCCTGCAAATAAACTCTACTGGGATGAGAGCTACCCTAAGTTCCTTTACGATTTAGAAAAGGCCAAAAGACTCCTTGAAGAGATAGGTCTTAAGGACAGGAACGGTGACGGCTGGCTTGAGACCCCAGACGGCCACAAAGTAGAGTTTAACCTACTTACAAACTCAAACAATCCGGCAAGGGTTCAGATAGGTGCTATTATCAAGCATGACTTAAAGAGGCTCGGCATAGACGTTCACTTTCAGCCCCTTGACTTTAACAACCTCGTTGAAAAGCTCCTCCACACCCACGACTTTGATGCTGTGATAATTGGGTTAACTGGGAGTATTGACCCTAACGGTGGTAGAAACGTCTGGATGAGTAGGGGACAGCTTCACATGTGGAATCCGGAGCAGAAAACACCGGCAACCGAGTGGGAGGCAGAGGTTGACAGGCTCTTTGAGGAAGGAGCTAAGGAGATTGACTTTAAAAGGAGGGTTGAGATTTACAAAAAGGCCTACAGGATAATAGCCTACGAGCAACCCCTTATCTACATAGCAGCTCCTTTAGTCCTTGAAGCTGCAAAAAATGAAGTTAAAAACTTTTACCCGACAGTTTGGGGAACTTACGAGCCTGAAAGGATGTTTTTAAAGCCTTAG